The Kluyveromyces lactis strain NRRL Y-1140 chromosome B complete sequence genome contains a region encoding:
- a CDS encoding LicD family protein (weakly similar to uniprot|P40355 Saccharomyces cerevisiae YJR061W), which yields MSVYLDHINEHFDEITSEGSQFELPFNWYDWADLSSLNDFIDMEPEEKLDCSFVVRKYFPLETVKKLETKFKRKLFDYDRLKPLGVQAFLQNTKLIDPTVSDPIVDIDEHCVSNNSPFSPGFMSIKTLNWSRPEVYNLQARSVLYTNPSAQPLSVTFLNNQSSLQVPVTSANSVGKEEEGSPDQDWKPNSILFNGLLQKFIGKYKKSPKFDPFAIWSQLSPKIKNFQFNGEGHRRLPYKLELNESSFEFNALGRYNELKANEANISAHQRHYMEALELSLNTHYIDLTKYFTEASHVTDMIHLGHHYDGRFFRGGLSHSEVRARLDAIIRAWLHFTVSNDLTAWLAHGTLYGWLYNGLAFTWDGDHDVQMPIADLNRMAKKFNQTVIVEDPTRGNGRYFLDVGTFITARNKGNGLNNIDARFIDVDSGLYVDITGLSVSYEPIADRFEWLVHKYFNDLKTDPEHMPFYEDPNVVPNVSGLSVLDRLKYELALNKTEGQLTRARHEYLSRNIKERDKKELYQSDSLKDRYNINKHAQAYNCRNKHFQTLFELSPLRLTFFHGVPAYVPNLVLKDLNAEYKVPIENGYQCYEGECYVPELRGWYPEGRVKQMVELLVKSPNLKKVFPEDGIKKLEKNEFELLLMEFSQDPKLEELFIYAVNTFQITAFRQRELEFIYDGKMLSYDKNMLLDEFIQNRYFNPVFKDVFLKKQDTAIWNEFVENTDIPYGQIDKLWRELKLKVARQLFKLDEKYANYKIDWANDAGYQSPASPLNFNTRGEKFYIMGKKWNNRLVVRDPVDLDTSITEQYHLSDEKKYTKKKDN from the coding sequence ATGTCCGTGTATTTGGACCATATTAACGAACATTTCGATGAGATTACCAGTGAGGGGTCACAGTTCGAATTACCCTTTAATTGGTACGATTGGGCGGATTTATCGTCATTGAACGATTTTATCGATATGGAACCTGAGGAGAAATTGGATTGTTCCTTTGTGGTTCGTAAATATTTCCCTCTGGAAACggtgaagaaattagagaCCAAGTTCAAGCGTAAGCTTTTTGATTACGATCGTTTGAAACCACTTGGGGTTCAGGCTTTCTTACAAAACACTAAATTGATCGATCCCACTGTTTCTGATCCAATAGTCGATATCGATGAACATTGTGTTTCCAACAATAGTCCATTTTCGCCCGGGTTCATGTCCATCAAGACTCTAAATTGGTCAAGACCAGAAGTGTACAATTTGCAAGCCAGATCCGTGTTATACACCAACCCTTCTGCTCAACCGCTTTCGGTCACTTTCCTTAACAATCAAAGTTCTTTGCAAGTTCCAGTAACATCGGCTAACTCTGTGggtaaagaagaagaaggaagcCCAGATCAAGATTGGAAACCAAATTCCATATTGTTCAATGGGTTGTTACAAAAATTCATCGGGAAGTATAAAAAATCACCAAAATTCGATCCATTTGCCATTTGGTCTCAACTATCtccaaagatcaagaatttccaattcaacGGTGAAGGACATCGTCGACTCCCATATAAGCTCGAATTGAACGaatcatcttttgaatttaatgCACTAGGAAGATATAACGAGTTGAAGGCCAATGAAGCTAATATTTCTGCACATCAAAGGCATTACATGGAAGCTTTAGAGCTTTCTTTGAATACGCATTACATCGACCTAACGAAGTATTTCACCGAAGCTTCTCATGTCACGGATATGATTCATCTGGGTCATCATTACGATGGAAGGTTCTTCCGTGGTGGATTATCTCATAGTGAAGTTAGAGCCAGATTGGATGCCATTATTAGAGCCTGGTTGCATTTCACTGTTTCCAATGATCTTACTGCATGGTTAGCTCATGGTACTTTGTACGGTTGGCTTTACAACGGATTGGCGTTCACTTGGGATGGTGATCATGACGTTCAAATGCCTATTGCTGATTTAAACCGTATGGCGAAAAAATTTAACCAAACCGTTATCGTTGAGGATCCTACTAGAGGAAACGGTAGATATTTCCTCGACGTGGGTACCTTCATCACTGCTAGGAACAAGGGGAACGGTTTGAATAACATTGACGCCAGATTCATTGACGTTGATTCTGGTTTGTACGTTGATATCACCGGTCTTTCTGTATCTTATGAACCAATTGCCGATAGATTCGAATGGTTAGTCCACAAATAttttaatgatttgaaaactGACCCAGAACATATGCCATTCTACGAGGACCCTAACGTTGTTCCTAACGTCTCAGGGCTCAGCGTTCTGGATAGATTGAAGTATGAATTGGCATTAAATAAGACCGAAGGACAATTGACAAGAGCAAGGCATGAGTATTTGTCTCGAaacatcaaagaaagagataaGAAAGAACTTTATCAATCAGATTCGTTAAAGGATAGGTACAACATTAATAAACATGCTCAAGCTTACAATTGTAGAAATAAGCATTTCCAAACTCTATTCGAACTATCTCCACTAAGGTTAACTTTTTTCCATGGTGTTCCAGCATATGTACCAAACTTGGTCCTCAAGGATTTAAATGCAGAGTATAAGGTCCCAATTGAAAACGGTTACCAATGTTATGAAGGTGAATGTTATGTCCCTGAGTTAAGAGGCTGGTATCCCGAGGGGAGAGTTAAACAGATGGTAGAGTTGTTAGTGAAAAGtccaaacttgaagaaagttttcCCTGAGGATGGAATCAAGAAGCTCGAAAAAAACGAGTTTGAATTGCTCCTAATGGAATTCTCGCAGGATCCAAAACTTGAAGAGCTATTCATCTATGCTGTCAACACTTTCCAAATCACCGCGTTCAGACAACGTGAGTTGGAATTCATCTATGATGGTAAGATGTTAAGCTATGACAAGAATATGCTTTTGGATGAATTCATTCAGAACAGGTACTTCAATCCGGTCTTCAAAGACGTATTCctaaagaaacaagataCGGCGATCTGGAATGAATTCGTGGAGAATACAGATATCCCATACGGGCAGATTGATAAACTTTGgagagaattgaaattgaaggtCGCTAGgcaattgttcaaattggaCGAGAAGTATGCGAATTACAAAATCGATTGGGCTAACGATGCAGGTTACCAATCACCTGCAAGTCCATTGAATTTCAATACTCGTGGTGAGAAATTCTACATCATGGGTaagaaatggaacaacAGACTCGTTGTCAGAGATCCTGTGGACCTGGATACTTCTATCACTGAACAATATCATTTAAgtgatgaaaagaaatacacTAAGAAAAAAGACAATTAA
- the RPA12 gene encoding DNA-directed RNA polymerase I core subunit RPA12 (highly similar to uniprot|P32529 Saccharomyces cerevisiae YJR063W RPA12 RNA polymerase I subunit A12.2 contains two zinc binding domains and the N terminal domain is responsible for anchoring to the RNA pol I complex) — protein MRWYQMTCLALLPPRPPLPPPLPPQLSTNTPKKHFCMSVVGSLIFCLECGDLLDGQESSQGKIRCNQCNASYNSSKFQNLKVVTSTNDKSFPSKIRSKKSLVKTSIAKNELKDGAIINEKCPKCANDKMHYHTLQLRSADEGATVFYTCTACGYRFRTNN, from the coding sequence atgagatggtATCAGATGACTTGCCTTGCATTACTCCCCCCCCGTCCCCCGCTTCCTCCCCCGCTTCCTCCTCAGCTAAGTACCAATACTCCAAAGAAACACTTTTGCATGTCTGTTGTCGGTTCTCTCATATTTTGTCTCGAGTGTGGTGATCTACTCGATGGACAAGAGTCCAGTCAAGGCAAGATCAGATGTAACCAATGCAATGCCTCTTACAATTCGTCaaaattccaaaacttGAAAGTGGTAACCTCAACAAACGATAAATCGTTCCCATCCAAAATCAGATCCAAGAAATCGTTAGTTAAGACGTCTATTGCCAAGAAcgaattgaaagatggtGCTATCATCAACGAAAAATGTCCGAAATGTGCTAACGATAAGATGCATTACCACACTCTACAGCTTAGATCTGCAGATGAAGGTGCCACGGTGTTCTACACATGCACCGCATGTGGATATAGATTCAGAACGAATAACTGA